In Nicotiana tabacum cultivar K326 chromosome 19, ASM71507v2, whole genome shotgun sequence, one DNA window encodes the following:
- the LOC107817772 gene encoding DUF724 domain-containing protein 7 isoform X5 produces MGQREMGPTRQAGSLMFSVGENVEVSFDSDDRRDAWFPSTVLEHCGNNSFLVEIYRRASDKKAIVEKVIVDSFHIRPIPPLIVNKFSLLEKVDALYDYGWWSGVITRELDDSRYIVFFKHTNKEMELNDSDLRPHMDWKDGQWFTNAREVSIPSDSQTKGSNNCNDTCILQKNVPLGKSTTMNDISGERTRHSVKSIEDPNEKPSTDDISLEKSSPKVLSSCNAASLPAQELPKEGTETPKTSLKACKLSAKPSETTCTKSPSDYPSPNYEYTEMKILAPVAGDDQPGNHSWKKRTRKNCQEPGEEKGGTVEKLQGSKGIAIENAAEITQKRSKRKETDVPIIMGLECTKVRSSRTKRSRQIDNESLEPIGDLKQIDAAIDSRQETKQSGDSSQKKKRGRPARKPISTPTDMGPNGDPSKDESACPVELAIMVNEDGKEQLEVQMGHTRKRGRTRKMPVTKLSNEKTGSVDTSGVKTAESNRIASDGDEVLAEYNKLDDQPLAKWFEEMQSPTSVDGSRVAPACDTMQCAEMREKQDMPIQTPVSGIPTTQTETQSLPFIKDSDVWSIFETMAIFQKFPQKPHFRPLELCKESKREGLAIGCMVTFSSIAEKTCRLHFDDPRSAIEEKLETLSDLEKHGFEVQPVRDHLTVVLLMKDKKEKLEAQAADIGNQIIAHNTDREKIEREIEENNKQIAELQYKNSVAISRKEVMDREIDGLRSQLEDIQADLKKCT; encoded by the exons ATGGGTCAAAGGGAAATGGGTCCGACCCGGCAAGCAG GCTCATTGATGTTTAGTGTGGGAGAGAATGTGGAAGTATCATTTGATAGTGATGATCGCCGTGATGCTTGGTTTCCTTCAACTGTCCTTGAACATTGTGGAAATAACTCTTTTTTGGTGGAGATCTATCGGCGAGCCTCCGACAAGAAGGCGATTGTTGAGAAAGTAATAGTTGATTCATTCCATATCCGGCCTATTCCACCGCTTATTGTAAACAAATTCAGCTTGCTGGAAAAAGTGGATGCCCTTTATGATTATGGCTGGTGGAGTGGCGTCATCACACGGGAGCTTGATGATAGTAGGTATATTGTCTTTTTTAAGCACACAAACAAGGAGATGGAGTTGAACGACTCGGATTTGAGACCTCACATGGATTGGAAAGATGGTCAATGGTTTACTAACGCTCGG GAAGTTTCAATTCCTTCAGATTCTCAGACCAAGGGGAGCAATAACTGCAATGACACTTGTATTTTACAAAAAAATGTTCCACTTGGAAAATCAACCACTATGAATGATATCTCTGGGGAAAGAACTCGACATTCTGTTAAGTCTATAGAGGATCCTAATGAGAAACCTTCAACTGATGATATTTCACTGGAGAAGTCATCGCCGAAGGTCCTTTCCAGTTGTAATGCTGCTTCTTTGCCGGCCCAAGAGCTTCCCAAAGAGGGAACTGAAACTCCAAAAACGTCACTTAAAGCATGTAAACTTAGTGCTAAGCCTTctgaaacaacctgtacaaagAGTCCCTCTGATTATCCCAGCCCAAATTATGAATATACTGAAATGAAGATTTTAGCACCTGTAGCTGGAGATGACCAGCCTGGTAATCACTCTTGGAAGAAAAGAACT AGGAAGAACTGCCAGGAACCTGGTGAAGAAAAGGGTGGGACAGTTGAGAAGTTGCAAG GTAGCAAGGGAATTGCAATAGAAAATGCTGCTGAAATTACTCAAAAACGCTCTAAACGCAAAGAAACTGATGTTCCTATCATCATGGGGCTGGAGTGTACTAAAGTCAGGAGCTCTAGGACAAAAAGATCTCGTCAGATTGATAATGAATCTTTGGAGCCTATTGGGGATCTGAAGCAGATTGATGCTGCCATAGACAGTAGACAG GAGACCAAACAATCAGGTGACAGCAGTcagaagaaaaaaaggggaagGCCAGCGAGGAAACCAATTTCAACCCCAACAG ATATGGGACCAAATGGAGATCCTTCAAAAGATGAGAGCGCATGTCCTGTCGAGCTAGCAATTATGGTAAATGAAGATGGTAAGGAGCAACTAGAGGTTCAAATGGGGCACACTCGAAAAAGAGGCAGGACAAGGAAGATGCCCGTAACAAAATTGTCAAATGAGAAAACAG GTTCTGTTGACACTTCTGGAGTGAAAACTGCTGAATCAAACAGGATTGCAAGCGATGGTGATGAAGTTCTTGCTGAATACAACAAATTAGATGATCAACCCCTCGCAAAGTGGTTTGAAGAAATGCAGTCTCCAACTTCTGTTGATGGATCAA GAGTTGCACCTGCATGTGATACGATGCAATGTGCTGAGATGAGGGAGAAACAAGACATGCCCATCCAAACTCCTGTCAGCGGGATCCCAACCACCCAAACTGAAACACAGAGCTTGCCTTTTATAAAGGATTCAGATGTTTGGTCAATATTTGAAACCATGGCTATTTTCCAGAAATTTCCTCAGAAGCCACATTTCCGTCCATTGGAACTCTGCAAAGAGAGTAAACGCGAAGGACTAGCTATAGGTTGTATGGTAACTTTTTCAAGCATTGCAGAGAAGACTTGTAGATTGCACTTTGACGACCCCAGAAGCGCCATTGAAGAAAAACTGGAGACTCTCAGCGACTTGGAAAAGCATGGATTTGAAGTGCAGCCTGTAAGAGATCATTTAACTGTGGTGTTGTTGATGAAAGATAAGAAGGAAAAGCTTGAAGCACAGGCTGCAGATATCGGTAATCAGATTATCGCCCATAATACAGACAGAGAAAAAATTGAACGAGAGATTGAAGAGAACAACAAACAAATAGCAGAATTACAGTATAAAAATTCCGTGGCTATTTCAAGGAAGGAGGTTATGGATCGTGAAATTGATGGTTTGAGGTCTCAGTTGGAGGATATTCAAGCAGACCTGAAGAAATGCACGTAA
- the LOC107817772 gene encoding DUF724 domain-containing protein 3 isoform X2 — MRGGRHQKYSHLTKGATVEVTSDEEGFKGVWFEATVLGASSPGSKSKEVWVEYKSIVAEENGSEPLKEVLHVSFIRPVPPVEKIERFELYDVVDAFHKDGWWTGVVTRVLEDSRYQVTFDNPPDELEFGVSELRFHEKWVKGKWVRPGKQRTGSLMFSVGENVEVSFDSDDRRDAWFPSTVLEHCGNNSFLVEIYRRASDKKAIVEKVIVDSFHIRPIPPLIVNKFSLLEKVDALYDYGWWSGVITRELDDSRYIVFFKHTNKEMELNDSDLRPHMDWKDGQWFTNAREVSIPSDSQTKGSNNCNDTCILQKNVPLGKSTTMNDISGERTRHSVKSIEDPNEKPSTDDISLEKSSPKVLSSCNAASLPAQELPKEGTETPKTSLKACKLSAKPSETTCTKSPSDYPSPNYEYTEMKILAPVAGDDQPGNHSWKKRTRKNCQEPGEEKGGTVEKLQGSKGIAIENAAEITQKRSKRKETDVPIIMGLECTKVRSSRTKRSRQIDNESLEPIGDLKQIDAAIDSRQETKQSGDSSQKKKRGRPARKPISTPTDMGPNGDPSKDESACPVELAIMVNEDGKEQLEVQMGHTRKRGRTRKMPVTKLSNEKTGSVDTSGVKTAESNRIASDGDEVLAEYNKLDDQPLAKWFEEMQSPTSVDGSRVAPACDTMQCAEMREKQDMPIQTPVSGIPTTQTETQSLPFIKDSDVWSIFETMAIFQKFPQKPHFRPLELCKESKREGLAIGCMVTFSSIAEKTCRLHFDDPRSAIEEKLETLSDLEKHGFEVQPVRDHLTVVLLMKDKKEKLEAQAADIGNQIIAHNTDREKIEREIEENNKQIAELQYKNSVAISRKEVMDREIDGLRSQLEDIQADLKKCT, encoded by the exons ATGCGCGGAGGTAGACACCAAAAATATTCTCACCTCACAAAAGGAGCCACTGTAGAAGTAACCTCCGACGAAGAAGGGTTTAAGGGTGTGTGGTTCGAAGCCACAGTGCTAGGTGCCTCTTCGCCCGGTTCGAAGAGTAAAGAGGTTTGGGTCGAATACAAAAGTATTGTTGCTGAAGAAAACGGTTCGGAACCTTTAAAGGAGGTTTTGCATGTGTCTTTTATTAGGCCGGTGCCTCCGGTTGAAAAAATTGAGAGGTTTGAGCTGTACGACGTCGTAGATGCCTTTCATAAGGATGGGTGGTGGACTGGTGTCGTGACACGTGTTCTGGAAGATTCTAGATACCAAGTGACTTTCGATAACCCGCCTGACGAACTTGAATTTGGGGTTTCTGAGTTGAGATTTCACGAGAAATGGGTCAAAGGGAAATGGGTCCGACCCGGCAAGCAG AGAACAGGCTCATTGATGTTTAGTGTGGGAGAGAATGTGGAAGTATCATTTGATAGTGATGATCGCCGTGATGCTTGGTTTCCTTCAACTGTCCTTGAACATTGTGGAAATAACTCTTTTTTGGTGGAGATCTATCGGCGAGCCTCCGACAAGAAGGCGATTGTTGAGAAAGTAATAGTTGATTCATTCCATATCCGGCCTATTCCACCGCTTATTGTAAACAAATTCAGCTTGCTGGAAAAAGTGGATGCCCTTTATGATTATGGCTGGTGGAGTGGCGTCATCACACGGGAGCTTGATGATAGTAGGTATATTGTCTTTTTTAAGCACACAAACAAGGAGATGGAGTTGAACGACTCGGATTTGAGACCTCACATGGATTGGAAAGATGGTCAATGGTTTACTAACGCTCGG GAAGTTTCAATTCCTTCAGATTCTCAGACCAAGGGGAGCAATAACTGCAATGACACTTGTATTTTACAAAAAAATGTTCCACTTGGAAAATCAACCACTATGAATGATATCTCTGGGGAAAGAACTCGACATTCTGTTAAGTCTATAGAGGATCCTAATGAGAAACCTTCAACTGATGATATTTCACTGGAGAAGTCATCGCCGAAGGTCCTTTCCAGTTGTAATGCTGCTTCTTTGCCGGCCCAAGAGCTTCCCAAAGAGGGAACTGAAACTCCAAAAACGTCACTTAAAGCATGTAAACTTAGTGCTAAGCCTTctgaaacaacctgtacaaagAGTCCCTCTGATTATCCCAGCCCAAATTATGAATATACTGAAATGAAGATTTTAGCACCTGTAGCTGGAGATGACCAGCCTGGTAATCACTCTTGGAAGAAAAGAACT AGGAAGAACTGCCAGGAACCTGGTGAAGAAAAGGGTGGGACAGTTGAGAAGTTGCAAG GTAGCAAGGGAATTGCAATAGAAAATGCTGCTGAAATTACTCAAAAACGCTCTAAACGCAAAGAAACTGATGTTCCTATCATCATGGGGCTGGAGTGTACTAAAGTCAGGAGCTCTAGGACAAAAAGATCTCGTCAGATTGATAATGAATCTTTGGAGCCTATTGGGGATCTGAAGCAGATTGATGCTGCCATAGACAGTAGACAG GAGACCAAACAATCAGGTGACAGCAGTcagaagaaaaaaaggggaagGCCAGCGAGGAAACCAATTTCAACCCCAACAG ATATGGGACCAAATGGAGATCCTTCAAAAGATGAGAGCGCATGTCCTGTCGAGCTAGCAATTATGGTAAATGAAGATGGTAAGGAGCAACTAGAGGTTCAAATGGGGCACACTCGAAAAAGAGGCAGGACAAGGAAGATGCCCGTAACAAAATTGTCAAATGAGAAAACAG GTTCTGTTGACACTTCTGGAGTGAAAACTGCTGAATCAAACAGGATTGCAAGCGATGGTGATGAAGTTCTTGCTGAATACAACAAATTAGATGATCAACCCCTCGCAAAGTGGTTTGAAGAAATGCAGTCTCCAACTTCTGTTGATGGATCAA GAGTTGCACCTGCATGTGATACGATGCAATGTGCTGAGATGAGGGAGAAACAAGACATGCCCATCCAAACTCCTGTCAGCGGGATCCCAACCACCCAAACTGAAACACAGAGCTTGCCTTTTATAAAGGATTCAGATGTTTGGTCAATATTTGAAACCATGGCTATTTTCCAGAAATTTCCTCAGAAGCCACATTTCCGTCCATTGGAACTCTGCAAAGAGAGTAAACGCGAAGGACTAGCTATAGGTTGTATGGTAACTTTTTCAAGCATTGCAGAGAAGACTTGTAGATTGCACTTTGACGACCCCAGAAGCGCCATTGAAGAAAAACTGGAGACTCTCAGCGACTTGGAAAAGCATGGATTTGAAGTGCAGCCTGTAAGAGATCATTTAACTGTGGTGTTGTTGATGAAAGATAAGAAGGAAAAGCTTGAAGCACAGGCTGCAGATATCGGTAATCAGATTATCGCCCATAATACAGACAGAGAAAAAATTGAACGAGAGATTGAAGAGAACAACAAACAAATAGCAGAATTACAGTATAAAAATTCCGTGGCTATTTCAAGGAAGGAGGTTATGGATCGTGAAATTGATGGTTTGAGGTCTCAGTTGGAGGATATTCAAGCAGACCTGAAGAAATGCACGTAA
- the LOC107817772 gene encoding DUF724 domain-containing protein 7 isoform X4, producing MFSVGENVEVSFDSDDRRDAWFPSTVLEHCGNNSFLVEIYRRASDKKAIVEKVIVDSFHIRPIPPLIVNKFSLLEKVDALYDYGWWSGVITRELDDSRYIVFFKHTNKEMELNDSDLRPHMDWKDGQWFTNAREVSIPSDSQTKGSNNCNDTCILQKNVPLGKSTTMNDISGERTRHSVKSIEDPNEKPSTDDISLEKSSPKVLSSCNAASLPAQELPKEGTETPKTSLKACKLSAKPSETTCTKSPSDYPSPNYEYTEMKILAPVAGDDQPGNHSWKKRTRKNCQEPGEEKGGTVEKLQGSKGIAIENAAEITQKRSKRKETDVPIIMGLECTKVRSSRTKRSRQIDNESLEPIGDLKQIDAAIDSRQETKQSGDSSQKKKRGRPARKPISTPTDMGPNGDPSKDESACPVELAIMVNEDGKEQLEVQMGHTRKRGRTRKMPVTKLSNEKTGQSLFQQHEKHYIKRGKRQTESVNIESQAQGSVDTSGVKTAESNRIASDGDEVLAEYNKLDDQPLAKWFEEMQSPTSVDGSRVAPACDTMQCAEMREKQDMPIQTPVSGIPTTQTETQSLPFIKDSDVWSIFETMAIFQKFPQKPHFRPLELCKESKREGLAIGCMVTFSSIAEKTCRLHFDDPRSAIEEKLETLSDLEKHGFEVQPVRDHLTVVLLMKDKKEKLEAQAADIGNQIIAHNTDREKIEREIEENNKQIAELQYKNSVAISRKEVMDREIDGLRSQLEDIQADLKKCT from the exons ATGTTTAGTGTGGGAGAGAATGTGGAAGTATCATTTGATAGTGATGATCGCCGTGATGCTTGGTTTCCTTCAACTGTCCTTGAACATTGTGGAAATAACTCTTTTTTGGTGGAGATCTATCGGCGAGCCTCCGACAAGAAGGCGATTGTTGAGAAAGTAATAGTTGATTCATTCCATATCCGGCCTATTCCACCGCTTATTGTAAACAAATTCAGCTTGCTGGAAAAAGTGGATGCCCTTTATGATTATGGCTGGTGGAGTGGCGTCATCACACGGGAGCTTGATGATAGTAGGTATATTGTCTTTTTTAAGCACACAAACAAGGAGATGGAGTTGAACGACTCGGATTTGAGACCTCACATGGATTGGAAAGATGGTCAATGGTTTACTAACGCTCGG GAAGTTTCAATTCCTTCAGATTCTCAGACCAAGGGGAGCAATAACTGCAATGACACTTGTATTTTACAAAAAAATGTTCCACTTGGAAAATCAACCACTATGAATGATATCTCTGGGGAAAGAACTCGACATTCTGTTAAGTCTATAGAGGATCCTAATGAGAAACCTTCAACTGATGATATTTCACTGGAGAAGTCATCGCCGAAGGTCCTTTCCAGTTGTAATGCTGCTTCTTTGCCGGCCCAAGAGCTTCCCAAAGAGGGAACTGAAACTCCAAAAACGTCACTTAAAGCATGTAAACTTAGTGCTAAGCCTTctgaaacaacctgtacaaagAGTCCCTCTGATTATCCCAGCCCAAATTATGAATATACTGAAATGAAGATTTTAGCACCTGTAGCTGGAGATGACCAGCCTGGTAATCACTCTTGGAAGAAAAGAACT AGGAAGAACTGCCAGGAACCTGGTGAAGAAAAGGGTGGGACAGTTGAGAAGTTGCAAG GTAGCAAGGGAATTGCAATAGAAAATGCTGCTGAAATTACTCAAAAACGCTCTAAACGCAAAGAAACTGATGTTCCTATCATCATGGGGCTGGAGTGTACTAAAGTCAGGAGCTCTAGGACAAAAAGATCTCGTCAGATTGATAATGAATCTTTGGAGCCTATTGGGGATCTGAAGCAGATTGATGCTGCCATAGACAGTAGACAG GAGACCAAACAATCAGGTGACAGCAGTcagaagaaaaaaaggggaagGCCAGCGAGGAAACCAATTTCAACCCCAACAG ATATGGGACCAAATGGAGATCCTTCAAAAGATGAGAGCGCATGTCCTGTCGAGCTAGCAATTATGGTAAATGAAGATGGTAAGGAGCAACTAGAGGTTCAAATGGGGCACACTCGAAAAAGAGGCAGGACAAGGAAGATGCCCGTAACAAAATTGTCAAATGAGAAAACAGGTCAGTCTTTGTTCCAGCAGCATGAGAAGCATTATATAAAGCGTGGAAAGCGACAGACAGAAAGTGTAAATATTGAATCTCAAGCTCAAG GTTCTGTTGACACTTCTGGAGTGAAAACTGCTGAATCAAACAGGATTGCAAGCGATGGTGATGAAGTTCTTGCTGAATACAACAAATTAGATGATCAACCCCTCGCAAAGTGGTTTGAAGAAATGCAGTCTCCAACTTCTGTTGATGGATCAA GAGTTGCACCTGCATGTGATACGATGCAATGTGCTGAGATGAGGGAGAAACAAGACATGCCCATCCAAACTCCTGTCAGCGGGATCCCAACCACCCAAACTGAAACACAGAGCTTGCCTTTTATAAAGGATTCAGATGTTTGGTCAATATTTGAAACCATGGCTATTTTCCAGAAATTTCCTCAGAAGCCACATTTCCGTCCATTGGAACTCTGCAAAGAGAGTAAACGCGAAGGACTAGCTATAGGTTGTATGGTAACTTTTTCAAGCATTGCAGAGAAGACTTGTAGATTGCACTTTGACGACCCCAGAAGCGCCATTGAAGAAAAACTGGAGACTCTCAGCGACTTGGAAAAGCATGGATTTGAAGTGCAGCCTGTAAGAGATCATTTAACTGTGGTGTTGTTGATGAAAGATAAGAAGGAAAAGCTTGAAGCACAGGCTGCAGATATCGGTAATCAGATTATCGCCCATAATACAGACAGAGAAAAAATTGAACGAGAGATTGAAGAGAACAACAAACAAATAGCAGAATTACAGTATAAAAATTCCGTGGCTATTTCAAGGAAGGAGGTTATGGATCGTGAAATTGATGGTTTGAGGTCTCAGTTGGAGGATATTCAAGCAGACCTGAAGAAATGCACGTAA
- the LOC107817772 gene encoding DUF724 domain-containing protein 6 isoform X1, with amino-acid sequence MRGGRHQKYSHLTKGATVEVTSDEEGFKGVWFEATVLGASSPGSKSKEVWVEYKSIVAEENGSEPLKEVLHVSFIRPVPPVEKIERFELYDVVDAFHKDGWWTGVVTRVLEDSRYQVTFDNPPDELEFGVSELRFHEKWVKGKWVRPGKQRTGSLMFSVGENVEVSFDSDDRRDAWFPSTVLEHCGNNSFLVEIYRRASDKKAIVEKVIVDSFHIRPIPPLIVNKFSLLEKVDALYDYGWWSGVITRELDDSRYIVFFKHTNKEMELNDSDLRPHMDWKDGQWFTNAREVSIPSDSQTKGSNNCNDTCILQKNVPLGKSTTMNDISGERTRHSVKSIEDPNEKPSTDDISLEKSSPKVLSSCNAASLPAQELPKEGTETPKTSLKACKLSAKPSETTCTKSPSDYPSPNYEYTEMKILAPVAGDDQPGNHSWKKRTRKNCQEPGEEKGGTVEKLQGSKGIAIENAAEITQKRSKRKETDVPIIMGLECTKVRSSRTKRSRQIDNESLEPIGDLKQIDAAIDSRQETKQSGDSSQKKKRGRPARKPISTPTDMGPNGDPSKDESACPVELAIMVNEDGKEQLEVQMGHTRKRGRTRKMPVTKLSNEKTGQSLFQQHEKHYIKRGKRQTESVNIESQAQGSVDTSGVKTAESNRIASDGDEVLAEYNKLDDQPLAKWFEEMQSPTSVDGSRVAPACDTMQCAEMREKQDMPIQTPVSGIPTTQTETQSLPFIKDSDVWSIFETMAIFQKFPQKPHFRPLELCKESKREGLAIGCMVTFSSIAEKTCRLHFDDPRSAIEEKLETLSDLEKHGFEVQPVRDHLTVVLLMKDKKEKLEAQAADIGNQIIAHNTDREKIEREIEENNKQIAELQYKNSVAISRKEVMDREIDGLRSQLEDIQADLKKCT; translated from the exons ATGCGCGGAGGTAGACACCAAAAATATTCTCACCTCACAAAAGGAGCCACTGTAGAAGTAACCTCCGACGAAGAAGGGTTTAAGGGTGTGTGGTTCGAAGCCACAGTGCTAGGTGCCTCTTCGCCCGGTTCGAAGAGTAAAGAGGTTTGGGTCGAATACAAAAGTATTGTTGCTGAAGAAAACGGTTCGGAACCTTTAAAGGAGGTTTTGCATGTGTCTTTTATTAGGCCGGTGCCTCCGGTTGAAAAAATTGAGAGGTTTGAGCTGTACGACGTCGTAGATGCCTTTCATAAGGATGGGTGGTGGACTGGTGTCGTGACACGTGTTCTGGAAGATTCTAGATACCAAGTGACTTTCGATAACCCGCCTGACGAACTTGAATTTGGGGTTTCTGAGTTGAGATTTCACGAGAAATGGGTCAAAGGGAAATGGGTCCGACCCGGCAAGCAG AGAACAGGCTCATTGATGTTTAGTGTGGGAGAGAATGTGGAAGTATCATTTGATAGTGATGATCGCCGTGATGCTTGGTTTCCTTCAACTGTCCTTGAACATTGTGGAAATAACTCTTTTTTGGTGGAGATCTATCGGCGAGCCTCCGACAAGAAGGCGATTGTTGAGAAAGTAATAGTTGATTCATTCCATATCCGGCCTATTCCACCGCTTATTGTAAACAAATTCAGCTTGCTGGAAAAAGTGGATGCCCTTTATGATTATGGCTGGTGGAGTGGCGTCATCACACGGGAGCTTGATGATAGTAGGTATATTGTCTTTTTTAAGCACACAAACAAGGAGATGGAGTTGAACGACTCGGATTTGAGACCTCACATGGATTGGAAAGATGGTCAATGGTTTACTAACGCTCGG GAAGTTTCAATTCCTTCAGATTCTCAGACCAAGGGGAGCAATAACTGCAATGACACTTGTATTTTACAAAAAAATGTTCCACTTGGAAAATCAACCACTATGAATGATATCTCTGGGGAAAGAACTCGACATTCTGTTAAGTCTATAGAGGATCCTAATGAGAAACCTTCAACTGATGATATTTCACTGGAGAAGTCATCGCCGAAGGTCCTTTCCAGTTGTAATGCTGCTTCTTTGCCGGCCCAAGAGCTTCCCAAAGAGGGAACTGAAACTCCAAAAACGTCACTTAAAGCATGTAAACTTAGTGCTAAGCCTTctgaaacaacctgtacaaagAGTCCCTCTGATTATCCCAGCCCAAATTATGAATATACTGAAATGAAGATTTTAGCACCTGTAGCTGGAGATGACCAGCCTGGTAATCACTCTTGGAAGAAAAGAACT AGGAAGAACTGCCAGGAACCTGGTGAAGAAAAGGGTGGGACAGTTGAGAAGTTGCAAG GTAGCAAGGGAATTGCAATAGAAAATGCTGCTGAAATTACTCAAAAACGCTCTAAACGCAAAGAAACTGATGTTCCTATCATCATGGGGCTGGAGTGTACTAAAGTCAGGAGCTCTAGGACAAAAAGATCTCGTCAGATTGATAATGAATCTTTGGAGCCTATTGGGGATCTGAAGCAGATTGATGCTGCCATAGACAGTAGACAG GAGACCAAACAATCAGGTGACAGCAGTcagaagaaaaaaaggggaagGCCAGCGAGGAAACCAATTTCAACCCCAACAG ATATGGGACCAAATGGAGATCCTTCAAAAGATGAGAGCGCATGTCCTGTCGAGCTAGCAATTATGGTAAATGAAGATGGTAAGGAGCAACTAGAGGTTCAAATGGGGCACACTCGAAAAAGAGGCAGGACAAGGAAGATGCCCGTAACAAAATTGTCAAATGAGAAAACAGGTCAGTCTTTGTTCCAGCAGCATGAGAAGCATTATATAAAGCGTGGAAAGCGACAGACAGAAAGTGTAAATATTGAATCTCAAGCTCAAG GTTCTGTTGACACTTCTGGAGTGAAAACTGCTGAATCAAACAGGATTGCAAGCGATGGTGATGAAGTTCTTGCTGAATACAACAAATTAGATGATCAACCCCTCGCAAAGTGGTTTGAAGAAATGCAGTCTCCAACTTCTGTTGATGGATCAA GAGTTGCACCTGCATGTGATACGATGCAATGTGCTGAGATGAGGGAGAAACAAGACATGCCCATCCAAACTCCTGTCAGCGGGATCCCAACCACCCAAACTGAAACACAGAGCTTGCCTTTTATAAAGGATTCAGATGTTTGGTCAATATTTGAAACCATGGCTATTTTCCAGAAATTTCCTCAGAAGCCACATTTCCGTCCATTGGAACTCTGCAAAGAGAGTAAACGCGAAGGACTAGCTATAGGTTGTATGGTAACTTTTTCAAGCATTGCAGAGAAGACTTGTAGATTGCACTTTGACGACCCCAGAAGCGCCATTGAAGAAAAACTGGAGACTCTCAGCGACTTGGAAAAGCATGGATTTGAAGTGCAGCCTGTAAGAGATCATTTAACTGTGGTGTTGTTGATGAAAGATAAGAAGGAAAAGCTTGAAGCACAGGCTGCAGATATCGGTAATCAGATTATCGCCCATAATACAGACAGAGAAAAAATTGAACGAGAGATTGAAGAGAACAACAAACAAATAGCAGAATTACAGTATAAAAATTCCGTGGCTATTTCAAGGAAGGAGGTTATGGATCGTGAAATTGATGGTTTGAGGTCTCAGTTGGAGGATATTCAAGCAGACCTGAAGAAATGCACGTAA